The following nucleotide sequence is from Tautonia rosea.
CTCGCTGGTCCGAGTCAGGGTGACGGTTTGCTGCGTTCCCTCCCGCATCAGGGTAACGGTGATCTCGTCTCCTTCCAGCTCACTGAGCGCCTCCTCCATGTCGGAGTCGCTCTTGACGGTGATCTCGCCGAGTTTCAGCACGATGTCGTTCCGCTCGATGATCCCGGCGGCTGGGCTCCCCTCAGCAACGGCATCAACGACCAGGCCTCCCTGTTCCGGGAGTTCGAGGTGTGACCGAAGTACCTCGGGGACAGGCCGGAGCCGTAAACCAAGACTTCCGTATGCCTCTTCTTCGTCGAGGAGAAGTCTCATACCGCGAAATTGTTCGAAGGGTAATTCGCTTGCTTGTCCAGGGAAGTGTCGCTGCATCGATTCGAGTTGACGCAGGGCTTCGTTCACGCGTTCCTGTTGCTCGGGACTAGCGTTGGGTCTTTGGAATACATAAATCTGAGCGGGATGGGTCTGATCTTGATCGGGGTCAACCGTGTTCTGAGCCTGGATCATTCCCATCGGGGTGAGGCAAAGTCCAAGCGCGAGGGTCGGTGTTCGCAATCGATTAACAACCATTGTCGGTCTCCTGATGGGTGAGCGAAACGTCACGTCAGCTCGCAGTCCTTGCGAACTGAGACACAGGGTACGAGGACCAAGCCTTCAGAAACCGGGCCATCAATAGGTTGTGCGATCGATGGCCCGGATCTGGACGTCATCGACGGGGATGGTCAGATACCTCCCGTCCTCGTCAAGTTGCACGGAGACAAGCCTACGTTGCGATTCAACCTCATAGCCGAGCTGTTCCCAGCTCTTTCGGAACTCCTCGGGGACGAACGACGGTTGATCACGGAGCCATCGGTCGTCGAGTCCAGGGCCGGTCAGCACGGGGAGTTCGACAACCGGACCCTCCGGATTCGAGTCCGTGGGCAAGCTGAGGTAGCCGATGGCCTTGATCTCGGCTCCCCAGGGGGAGGGATTGGCAGTTGTGTCTGAGGCTTCGAATGGGGGAACCCCTCCATCGGTCCGATCAAACCCTCGGGCGTTCCCGGAAACGCTGGCCATCCCCTCTTGATCAACGAACTCGGGCTGGACTGTCAGTTGGCCGAGCAGAAATGCCGCACCAATCAGGGCAGCTGCCAGCGTGATCGGAAACAGGAGCGTTCGTGGTGGCCTTTTCGAACGAGACATCACGTCGAAATGAGGTGCTTCTGGTTGAGCCGTCATCGCTTCGAACGTCTCACGCCAGGCCTGTGCTTCGAGGAATGCGAGGGCGCAACGTCGCCAGCCGTCGGGTTCGGAGTCAATCCGGGAGAGTAAGGCTCTCTGCTCCTCGGCGGTCAATGAGCCATCGGCCAGGCGGTCGAGGTCCTCAGTCCGGATCGGTGGTCGGGTTGCATGAGCGTCCATTGAGAGGTTCGTCCTCACCTTCAGGGTGAGTCGGTCAAGGGTCACGTCTGGTTGGGAAAACAGAACTCGAGACCAGGGGGTTGAAGGTATTAGTCTCGATTGGTCTGCTGCAAGCAGCGGTCCAGCTTTGTTCGGAGGCGAGCCCTGGCTCGGTGCAGGCGAGCCTCAACGGCCGATTCGGACAGTCCGAGCCGATCGGCAAGCTGTCGACACGACCAGTCCTCGGTGTACTTCAGGAGCAGGAGTTCACGGTCCTTGGGCGACAATTCATCGACCGCGCGGCGAATCAGTCCGTCACGCTCGGTGGCCATCAACCAATCGAGCGGATCTGGATGCCCGGCGGGCGAGTCTGCCTGTGTGACCTCGGCATAGCGGGCGTTGAGTTTGCGACGACGACCCTGAGATCGCCGGTAAAGCAACGCTTGACGGACCGCAAGACCATAGAGCCAGGCTCCGATCCGAGACGAGTCTGAGACCGGCGATCGCTGGGCAATCGCAGCGAGCGAAACCTCTTGCAAGACCTCCTCGACGCCCTGCGGTTCTCCCAGCCGGGCACGAATGACCGTACGAAGCCATCGACCGTGCTCGGCCAGTACAGCCGACCAGTCAAGTGGCTCCGGCCCGGAAGCCGAACCGATCGTGAGCGAGGAGGGAGGCGGTGCAGCCATTACAGAAAGAAACGTTGCCGCAGACGCTCACTTTTTGCACTCTTTTTTATTCAGGGGAGCCGATAACCCGGTTGCTTGACGTCATCTGAAGGCGC
It contains:
- a CDS encoding RNA polymerase sigma factor — protein: MAAPPPSSLTIGSASGPEPLDWSAVLAEHGRWLRTVIRARLGEPQGVEEVLQEVSLAAIAQRSPVSDSSRIGAWLYGLAVRQALLYRRSQGRRRKLNARYAEVTQADSPAGHPDPLDWLMATERDGLIRRAVDELSPKDRELLLLKYTEDWSCRQLADRLGLSESAVEARLHRARARLRTKLDRCLQQTNRD